Proteins encoded in a region of the Hippocampus zosterae strain Florida chromosome 11, ASM2543408v3, whole genome shotgun sequence genome:
- the col9a1b gene encoding collagen, type IX, alpha 1b, giving the protein MARAPGYRGPLLGVLLHFALLCSAQREQGLPGPAGVPGIDGIDGERGSDGLPGLAGPDGEPGRVGSSGLPGIPGNDGLTGPVGEPGPDGPPGQKGEPGTVGPRGAAGIGSDGPPGPPGPGGLPGQLGKTGPPGPLGVRGPQGPRGPTGPRGAAGMLANADLCANSCPPGTSGHPGIPGMKGHKGVKGEAGIPGKQGHKGEEGEQGGQGWVGAQGPTGAQGIRGATGMMGTKGEMGARGPDGDPGPQGVAGASGDQGQRGVMGEPGPKGEQGLQGPRGITGLPGPKGDAGLPGVDGREGIPGMPGTKGGIGKPGLPGEVGPQGLPGLPGSPGPKGQSGSKGDVGQTGFPGTMGSAGKMGERGEQGEVGVAGPIGEPGGLGEQGPVGPVGRPGSRGPKGDPGLPGIPGPPGVPGMKGERGERGEAGPKGDQGPQGDEGNPGDKGDNGEPGEGGAKGEIGNPGEAGRRGPEGIRGQPGIEGPPGTPGPRGMQGNRGPPGVRGTQGPAGKEPSDQHIKQVCMRVMQEQLANLAASLRRPESGAVGLPGKPGPPGPPGAPGDNGMPGQAGTRGLPGLKGPPGQLGAKGPKGEMGDRGSRGPTARGAKGQQGPPGLPGEAGKPGYGQDGRDGQRGPPGLPGQPGVPGPPGSAGPNGYCDPSSCNLSPGAQPVDVKGPARN; this is encoded by the exons CGGGAACAAGGGCTTCCTGGACCTGCAGGTGTACCAGGAATTGATGGAATCGAT GGAGAAAGAGGATCAGATGGCCTACCTGGTCTTGCT GGACCTGATGGAGAACCTGGTAGAGTTGGATCTTCGGGATTACCTGGAATTCCTGGAAATGAT GGTTTGACGGGCCCTGTCGGAGAGCCCGGGCCTGACGGTCCCCCCGGACAGAAA ggTGAACCTGGAACAGTTGGACCTCGAGGAGCTGCT ggTATCGGGTCAGATGGACCCCCT GGGCCACCTGGGCCAGGAGGACTTCCGGGCCAATTGGGAAAAACAGGACCACCT GGGCCGTTGGGTGTGAGAGGGCCGCAAGGACCTCGTGGACCAACAGGGCCACGG GGAGCAGCTGGGATGCTGGCCAATGCCGACCTG TGTGCCAACTCTTGTCCACCCGGGACCTCTGGACATCCTGGCATTCCTGGCATGAAG GGCCACAAAGGTGTAAAAGGTGAAGCAGGGATACCTGGCAAACAAGGGCATAag GGGGAGGAAGGAGAACAAGGGGGTCAAGGCTGGGTCGGTGCACAAGGACCGACG GGCGCACAGGGCATCCGTGGAGCCACAGGAATGATGGGCACTAAAGGAGAGATG GGGGCTCGGGGTCCTGATGGAGATCCGGGTCCTCAGGGCGTTGCTGGTGCATCT GGTGATCAAGGCCAGCGAGGTGTAATGGGTGAACCTGGGCCCAAAGGTGAACAG gGTTTACAAGGACCAAGAGGTATCACAGGTCTGCCAGGTCCCAAAGGAGATGCT GGTTTACCTGGAGTGGATGGCCGTGAGGGTATTCCAGGCATGCCGGGAACAAAG GGAGGGATTGGCAAACCTGGACTTCCTGGAGAGGTTGGCCCTCAGGGCCTACCT GGTTTGCCTGGCTCACCTGGACCAAAAGGACAGAGTGGCTCAAAG GGAGACGTCGGTCAAACAGGCTTCCCTGGAACGATGGGCTCAGCTGGAAAAATG GGCGAGCGTGGGGAACAAGGCGAGGTTGGAGTCGCTGGACCCATTGGTGAACCT GGAGGATTGGGAGAACAAGGCCCAGTGGGTCCAGTTGGCAGGCCTGGTTCCAGG GGACCCAAAGGTGACCCCGGCCTTCCTGGTATCCCAGGCCCTCCTGGCGTTCCTGGCATGAAAGGAGAAAGG GGTGAGCGAGGAGAAGCAGGGCCCAAGGGAGACCAG GGTCCACAAGGTGATGAAGGCAACCCTGGAGACAAAGGAGATAAT GGTGAACCTGGAGAAGGTGGAGCAAAGGGAGAG ATTGGAAACCCTGGCGAGGCTGGCAGAAGAGGTCCAGAGGGAATTCGAGGCCAGCCCGGAATTGAGGGTCCACCCGGCACCCCTGGACCGCGAGGAATGCAAGGAAACAGAGGTCCACCTGGAGTGAGAGGAACACAAGGTCCCGCG GGAAAAGAACCGAGCGACCAGCACATCAAGCAGGTCTGCATGCGAGTCATGCAAG AACAACTGGCTAATTTGGCTGCTAGTTTGAGAAGACCAGAGTCTGGTGCTGTTGGCTTACCTGGCAAACCTGGACCCCCGGGCCCTCCTGGTGCTCCAGGAGACAATGGCATGCCAGGACAGGCGGGGACGAGAGGCCTTCCTGGACTCAAAGGGCCACCAGGGCAACTTGGAGCAAAAGGACCTAAAG GTGAAATGGGTGACAGAGGGTCCCGCGGGCCGACAGCAAGAGGAGCCAAAGGTCAGCAAGGACCTCCAGGACTCCCTG GCGAGGCTGGCAAACCTGGTTATGGTCAGGACGGTCGCGACGGCCAGAGGGGACCTCCTGGTCTTCCCGGACAGCCCGGTGTACCGGGGCCTCCCGGTTCAGCTGGTCCTAATGGTTACTGTGACCCATCCTCTTGCAACCTGTCACCAGGCGCTCAGCCTGTGGATGTGAAGGGACCTGCAAGGAACTAA